One segment of Candidatus Melainabacteria bacterium DNA contains the following:
- a CDS encoding helix-turn-helix domain-containing protein — translation MALEQIGQKLKNAREGQGLTLAQIYERTKIPVNHLQAIDTGIADDLPEPVYVAGFIKRYAECVGLNGQNLSDEYRKQATPERSSNGDGGWSSRSNVAQPVLVSAPYVQRSRIEDRPPNILKSLFFPVCWIVLIFGLITFLYNLQQRNDTNPDSLVKSLPQSKFDKIQPTAAPDGTAQTGSQTGPTVAATVPATTQTPTSNDVQLSFTASQHVWVDIKSVSTGESLYIGNLESGDRRDYKDPQGIRIVAGNGASITVDVDGKTSTLGPAGRRAEKVFMAKNPVATSGTTIGPDGTIKPLGATALTSTLKPPVKRIVKRPVTDATLTPKRRYRPVDDGASRSIPGESVGGSRSIDVPYRYTEGRDSGE, via the coding sequence GTGGCACTTGAGCAGATTGGACAAAAATTGAAGAATGCCCGCGAAGGGCAAGGATTGACTCTAGCTCAAATTTACGAGCGCACAAAAATTCCGGTAAACCATCTTCAAGCAATTGATACAGGCATCGCAGATGACCTACCGGAGCCCGTTTATGTGGCTGGATTCATTAAGCGCTATGCCGAATGCGTAGGACTGAATGGACAAAATTTGTCTGATGAATATCGCAAACAAGCCACTCCTGAACGATCAAGCAATGGCGATGGAGGCTGGAGCAGCCGGTCTAACGTCGCCCAACCAGTGCTTGTAAGCGCACCGTATGTGCAACGATCACGCATCGAAGATAGGCCGCCTAATATTCTGAAAAGTCTGTTTTTTCCTGTCTGCTGGATTGTCTTGATCTTTGGTTTAATCACTTTCCTATACAACCTGCAACAGCGCAACGACACAAACCCTGACTCACTGGTTAAGTCACTGCCTCAGTCCAAATTTGACAAAATCCAGCCAACGGCTGCTCCGGATGGCACCGCACAGACAGGCTCTCAGACAGGTCCGACAGTGGCAGCAACTGTGCCAGCAACCACTCAGACGCCAACCAGCAACGACGTGCAGCTTTCTTTCACAGCTAGCCAGCACGTCTGGGTCGATATCAAATCAGTGAGCACAGGTGAATCACTCTACATCGGCAATCTGGAGTCCGGCGACCGTCGTGATTACAAAGACCCGCAGGGTATCAGAATCGTCGCCGGAAACGGAGCTAGCATCACAGTTGATGTCGACGGCAAGACCTCCACTCTCGGACCAGCCGGGCGCCGGGCCGAAAAGGTTTTCATGGCTAAAAATCCGGTGGCGACATCGGGCACAACAATCGGGCCCGACGGGACCATCAAACCGCTGGGTGCAACGGCTCTGACCAGCACGCTCAAGCCACCTGTAAAGCGCATTGTTAAGCGACCTGTGACAGATGCCACCCTGACACCAAAACGCAGATACCGACCGGTTGATGACGGTGCATCCCGTTCAATTCCCGGGGAATCAGTGGGAGGCTCAAGATCTATTGACGTCCCCTACCGTTATACTGAAGGGCGAGATAGCGGCGAGTAG
- a CDS encoding ABC transporter ATP-binding protein yields the protein MNNIVEVRGLRKEFRKTVAIENLSFEVRQGEILGFLGANGAGKTTTIFMLLGLITPTKGTIKVFGRDLRSSRVEILQRMNFASAYQQLPYNLLVWENLHVFAEIYGVRNSKRKIDDLLEVFELSHMRKNLTGSLSSGEQTRLTLCKSLLNDPDLLLLDEPTASLDPDQADKVRKIIAARQRDTGMTVINTSHNMLDVSELCDRILFMQKGHVVANGSASELLDKFESKNLEEAFITMARTQLVEKV from the coding sequence ATGAACAACATAGTCGAAGTGCGCGGTCTCAGGAAGGAATTTCGAAAAACCGTAGCGATTGAGAATTTGAGTTTTGAAGTCAGGCAAGGTGAAATTCTTGGCTTTCTCGGTGCCAACGGTGCCGGTAAGACGACAACGATATTTATGCTGCTTGGATTGATAACGCCAACCAAAGGCACTATCAAAGTATTCGGCAGAGATTTGAGGTCCTCCAGAGTAGAGATTTTGCAGCGCATGAACTTTGCTTCTGCCTATCAGCAATTGCCCTACAACTTGCTGGTCTGGGAAAACTTGCATGTATTTGCTGAAATTTACGGTGTCAGGAATAGCAAAAGGAAGATCGATGATTTGCTCGAAGTTTTCGAGCTCTCTCATATGCGAAAGAATCTGACGGGATCTCTCTCTTCTGGTGAGCAGACCAGGCTGACGTTGTGCAAATCATTGCTCAACGACCCTGATTTGCTTTTGCTCGATGAGCCGACAGCGAGTCTGGATCCGGATCAAGCCGACAAAGTTCGCAAAATCATAGCGGCACGTCAGCGAGACACCGGAATGACTGTAATCAACACGTCTCACAATATGTTAGATGTGTCGGAATTGTGCGACCGCATTCTGTTTATGCAAAAGGGTCATGTTGTCGCAAATGGCTCCGCCTCAGAATTGCTAGATAAATTCGAAAGCAAGAACCTGGAGGAAGCCTTTATCACAATGGCTCGAACCCAACTTGTAGAAAAGGTATAA
- a CDS encoding serine/threonine protein kinase: MDASLKAMLSSRYFFTKGVKANDEYEQFWIRYKPGRVVRKHLSKYGRNDLRVKLCAVGLLLLLALYVSVALLLALGSIGMAWMLFSLFNLLSPTHILLSETGLQLHWLRSFCNVAGPIVGWDRLSHLSIAPVKNTFGSVDAALEFNVLANGIPLKQRMLYALFAPNMTSGWWRGERCKIMLKLDGIASSDDRKRLQMALKKFLPSYRIDSSVTDELNLAIRVESYTDLWLDALSSSKRIRQEMLEPGTHILGGKYVVVRHIGGGGQAVVYEATERVSAGNGAIGETPVILKEFVLPAHAGVNVRKRVLSNIQREAKILKELHCENIVRFIDFFVDDQRAYLVLERIDGLTLQDYVENSGAFTERDTVAMALQMCEILKNLHSSVPPVIHRDFTPDNLMIDKNKRLKLIDFNVAEHLEASDTNSVVGKHAYIPPEQFRGKASEHSDIYAMGATMFFLLTAQEPEAISVSVPRQFNCSISNELDAIVRKATAQDVKDRFDSWSSVQKELLQLWNGRYGGSHPD, from the coding sequence ATGGACGCATCTCTCAAGGCTATGCTCTCGAGTCGTTATTTCTTCACTAAAGGGGTGAAGGCAAACGATGAGTACGAGCAGTTTTGGATTCGTTACAAGCCAGGCAGAGTTGTTCGGAAGCATCTCAGTAAGTATGGTCGGAATGACTTGCGGGTCAAGCTTTGTGCAGTAGGTTTGCTTCTGCTTCTGGCGCTCTATGTGTCTGTCGCGCTTCTACTAGCGTTAGGTTCAATTGGAATGGCATGGATGCTTTTCTCTCTCTTCAACTTGCTTTCGCCCACTCATATTTTGTTGTCGGAAACAGGGCTCCAACTGCATTGGTTGCGCAGTTTTTGTAATGTCGCCGGTCCGATTGTAGGCTGGGATAGGCTTTCACATCTCTCTATTGCCCCAGTCAAAAATACATTCGGTTCAGTCGATGCTGCTCTTGAATTCAACGTATTGGCAAATGGAATCCCGCTGAAGCAACGAATGCTCTATGCACTTTTCGCACCGAATATGACATCGGGGTGGTGGAGAGGGGAGCGCTGCAAAATTATGCTTAAGCTTGATGGAATCGCCTCGAGTGATGATCGTAAGAGATTACAGATGGCATTGAAGAAGTTTTTACCTTCTTATCGAATTGATTCGTCTGTTACTGATGAACTGAATCTGGCAATCCGTGTCGAAAGTTATACAGACCTCTGGCTTGATGCTTTATCTTCTTCGAAGCGAATTCGTCAGGAAATGTTGGAACCTGGCACCCACATTCTCGGCGGAAAGTATGTCGTGGTCAGACATATAGGTGGCGGTGGGCAAGCAGTCGTGTATGAGGCGACTGAACGAGTTTCGGCAGGTAACGGGGCGATTGGCGAGACGCCCGTAATCTTGAAGGAGTTCGTTTTGCCCGCGCATGCAGGTGTTAACGTACGAAAGCGTGTATTGAGTAACATTCAGCGTGAAGCAAAAATTTTGAAGGAGCTTCATTGCGAGAACATAGTTCGGTTCATAGACTTTTTCGTCGATGATCAGCGGGCCTATTTAGTCCTAGAACGCATCGACGGCCTGACTTTGCAAGATTATGTAGAAAATTCCGGTGCTTTCACGGAAAGAGATACTGTTGCAATGGCGCTGCAGATGTGCGAGATCTTGAAAAACTTGCATAGCAGTGTGCCACCAGTAATTCATCGAGATTTTACGCCAGACAACCTTATGATCGACAAAAACAAGCGTTTGAAGCTTATCGACTTTAACGTCGCTGAGCACCTGGAGGCTTCGGACACCAACTCCGTAGTGGGCAAACATGCTTACATTCCCCCTGAACAGTTTCGTGGGAAAGCTTCTGAGCATAGTGATATATATGCCATGGGTGCGACCATGTTCTTTTTGCTAACAGCGCAAGAACCCGAAGCAATTAGCGTATCCGTTCCTCGACAGTTTAATTGTTCGATCAGTAACGAACTTGACGCCATAGTCAGGAAAGCAACCGCTCAAGATGTGAAAGATCGTTTTGATTCGTGGTCTTCTGTTCAGAAGGAGCTTCTACAGCTATGGAATGGTCGGTATGGAGGCAGCCATCCAGATTAA
- the rimO gene encoding 30S ribosomal protein S12 methylthiotransferase RimO: protein MRNPKIGVVSLGCPKNQTDTEVMLGLLNQAGFEVTFDNDAADMCLVNTCSFIGDARQESVRTLVELADQGKELIIAGCLAQHFKEELIEEIPEARALVGTGDIASIVDVISAIANDSSLRVVQVSDIPNDYHEDVLPRMQTGIGASAYLKIAEGCDHRCTFCIIPQLRGDFRSRTIESLVKEARMLVASGVKEIILVSQDSTYYGLDIYKRMALSDLLRALHDIDGLEWLRVMYAYPTETPDELLETIASLPKVVKYVDIPLQHSHPEMLKAMARPLHPEKTVEKIRQMIPDVRIRSTFIVGFPGETEEHFEHLARFIETQKFDRLGVFAYSRQMEVPSGHMPDQITERVKKSRRKRIMQIQHGISTAHNQMLVGQQIDVLIESFDDKKNLYCGRSQWDAPSIDNQVYVTDPAGDLVTMGELATVRIDRSGPYDLYGTALENPSPALHLVASKGSSV, encoded by the coding sequence ATGCGTAATCCAAAGATTGGCGTTGTCTCACTTGGCTGTCCAAAGAATCAAACCGACACCGAGGTAATGCTCGGACTGTTGAATCAGGCTGGTTTCGAGGTCACTTTTGATAACGACGCAGCAGATATGTGCCTCGTCAATACCTGCTCGTTTATTGGGGATGCCAGGCAAGAGTCAGTTCGCACCCTGGTTGAACTTGCAGATCAGGGCAAGGAGCTCATAATTGCCGGCTGCCTCGCTCAGCACTTCAAAGAAGAGTTGATTGAGGAAATTCCTGAAGCCCGAGCCCTGGTCGGTACGGGCGACATCGCCAGCATAGTGGACGTGATTTCGGCCATTGCCAACGATTCATCACTACGGGTGGTGCAGGTAAGCGATATTCCCAACGATTACCACGAAGATGTGTTGCCTAGAATGCAGACAGGCATTGGCGCTTCCGCATACTTGAAGATTGCCGAGGGTTGCGATCACCGTTGTACATTTTGCATTATTCCGCAATTACGGGGTGATTTCCGCTCTCGAACTATCGAATCGCTGGTAAAAGAGGCGCGCATGCTTGTTGCCTCTGGCGTAAAAGAAATCATCTTAGTTTCTCAAGACTCAACCTATTATGGGCTCGATATATACAAGCGAATGGCGCTTTCAGACTTACTGCGCGCCCTCCACGATATTGACGGGCTGGAGTGGTTGCGGGTTATGTATGCCTATCCGACGGAAACACCGGATGAATTGCTCGAAACGATTGCATCGCTACCCAAAGTTGTGAAATATGTTGATATTCCGCTGCAGCACTCGCATCCTGAGATGCTCAAGGCAATGGCCAGACCACTGCATCCTGAAAAAACCGTAGAAAAGATCCGCCAGATGATCCCTGACGTTCGTATCCGGTCAACGTTTATTGTTGGCTTTCCGGGTGAAACAGAAGAGCACTTCGAACACCTGGCTCGTTTCATAGAAACCCAAAAGTTCGACAGGCTTGGTGTCTTTGCATATTCTCGGCAGATGGAAGTACCAAGCGGTCACATGCCGGATCAAATTACCGAAAGAGTCAAAAAGAGCCGTCGCAAGCGGATCATGCAGATTCAGCACGGGATTTCGACAGCACACAACCAGATGCTGGTTGGTCAACAAATAGACGTTTTGATCGAAAGCTTCGACGATAAGAAAAACCTGTACTGCGGAAGATCACAGTGGGACGCACCCTCAATCGATAATCAAGTCTACGTAACGGATCCAGCCGGAGATCTGGTCACCATGGGTGAACTTGCCACGGTCAGAATTGACCGAAGCGGACCGTATGACCTGTACGGTACAGCATTAGAAAACCCCTCT
- the coaBC gene encoding bifunctional phosphopantothenoylcysteine decarboxylase/phosphopantothenate--cysteine ligase CoaBC — protein sequence MKRARKREETFENFNPLENKTILLGISGGIAAYKACDLASMLRRAGADVHAVLTKNAKEFITPLSLQTITRNPAHCEQYGANGEWRPEHIDLAKRADLVIIAPATADMLAKLATGICDELLTTMILATKAKVMIAPAMNPTMLEHPSVVHNLEVLQNRYRYEVIPPEFGEVACGDWGAGKMASVETIVAAIASRLVSHGAMSGKHIMVTAGGTREPIDPVRFIGNRSSGKMGIAMADAAFARGADVTLVSTVEVERAYPVILVETAFEMQEAVESEFDSCDALVMTAAVADFRPLSVSTNKIKKTVSEDINLELTKNPDILDLLGRVKKKHQVIIGFAAESEELLSNASQKLKRKNLDVIVGNDITVPDIGFGSDDNAVVILSEDGTRENLTRMPKRAIAEHLCDLLANKFAAMEKTPAR from the coding sequence ATGAAAAGGGCTAGAAAGCGTGAAGAAACCTTTGAAAACTTCAATCCTCTGGAAAACAAGACCATCTTGCTTGGCATCAGTGGCGGTATAGCTGCGTACAAAGCTTGCGACTTGGCTTCGATGTTGCGACGGGCCGGTGCAGACGTACACGCTGTCCTGACCAAAAATGCCAAAGAGTTCATTACTCCGCTCAGTTTACAAACTATTACTCGTAACCCAGCCCATTGCGAACAATATGGTGCAAATGGTGAATGGCGTCCAGAACATATTGACCTGGCCAAACGCGCGGATCTCGTGATCATTGCACCAGCTACTGCAGACATGTTAGCCAAACTGGCCACCGGCATCTGCGACGAATTGCTGACGACGATGATTCTCGCAACTAAAGCGAAAGTAATGATTGCGCCGGCAATGAATCCGACCATGCTTGAACATCCGTCAGTAGTGCATAACCTGGAAGTCCTGCAGAATCGCTATCGCTATGAAGTTATTCCTCCTGAATTCGGCGAAGTAGCGTGCGGCGATTGGGGCGCAGGAAAGATGGCATCTGTTGAGACAATTGTGGCAGCGATTGCATCCAGGCTCGTCTCGCACGGTGCAATGTCTGGCAAACACATAATGGTCACCGCAGGCGGCACCAGGGAACCAATCGACCCGGTGCGATTCATAGGCAATCGCTCCTCAGGGAAAATGGGAATCGCAATGGCCGATGCGGCTTTCGCACGCGGGGCTGATGTAACGCTGGTTTCAACGGTCGAAGTCGAGCGTGCCTATCCAGTCATACTGGTCGAAACAGCTTTTGAAATGCAAGAGGCCGTAGAAAGCGAATTCGACTCCTGTGATGCTCTCGTTATGACGGCAGCAGTGGCCGACTTCCGCCCACTGTCTGTCTCCACCAACAAGATCAAGAAGACTGTCTCCGAAGACATCAACCTTGAGCTAACAAAAAATCCTGACATTCTAGACTTACTGGGACGTGTCAAGAAAAAGCATCAGGTAATCATCGGATTTGCTGCCGAGTCCGAGGAACTTTTAAGCAACGCCTCACAAAAATTGAAGCGCAAGAATTTAGATGTGATCGTAGGCAACGACATTACCGTTCCCGATATTGGATTTGGTAGTGACGATAACGCTGTCGTTATTTTGAGTGAAGATGGCACAAGAGAAAATCTCACCCGTATGCCAAAACGAGCAATTGCTGAGCATCTGTGTGATTTACTCGCAAACAAGTTCGCAGCTATGGAAAAAACTCCCGCTCGATGA
- the metG gene encoding methionine--tRNA ligase gives MSDFFARRRYIRLPQSTDVHTSAYLLLDNLTKIDNKTSEENHMPSTQKASRGKYYITTAIDYVNASPHIGHAYEKIAADVLARYHRMQGEDVFFLTGVDEHGSKVEKSALQAGRTPKDFCDEMSSKFIGAWKNLDISYDSFIRTTEPRHALVVQEVFRRLRDKGDIYKSSYSGLYCDGCEDFVRERDLIEGNCVFHKVPPKTVQEENYFFKLTKYKPLIKEWIEANPDAVQPEGRRKEVLNQLEDSELGDFSVSRSRTSLSWGIPVPDDDDQVIYVWIDALSNYITGVGFHADETQFARYWPANLHLIGKDITKFHAIYWPAMLMGAGVPVPKQIYAHGFITVEGQKLSKSIGNVIDPNALVEQFGEYGSDALRFYLLAATPFDQDGDYSKERLINTVNAALANNLGNLLNRTLNLVDKYCDGRVPISDPEHTLREQANTIHVVVAQHMERLEFARTIDAILALADQANKYLADEKPWALFKEGKDLHGRDILYTALEVIRRVAMELYPFTPKLSQAIWHQLGYDDHIGTIGDSKKEDGFFDTIEPGQIVRNEGPIFKRIGE, from the coding sequence ATGAGCGACTTTTTTGCGAGGCGAAGGTATATACGCCTGCCACAATCCACAGATGTGCACACTTCAGCATATCTACTCCTCGACAATCTGACTAAAATCGACAACAAAACTTCAGAAGAGAATCACATGCCCAGCACACAGAAAGCATCCCGCGGAAAGTATTACATCACCACGGCCATAGATTACGTTAATGCCTCACCGCATATCGGACATGCCTATGAAAAGATAGCTGCGGATGTTTTGGCTCGCTACCATCGCATGCAGGGCGAAGACGTCTTTTTCCTGACCGGGGTTGATGAACATGGCTCCAAGGTCGAAAAGTCGGCTCTGCAGGCTGGTCGCACTCCTAAAGATTTTTGCGATGAGATGTCTTCTAAGTTTATAGGCGCCTGGAAGAATCTCGATATCTCGTATGATTCCTTTATTCGCACAACCGAACCTCGTCACGCTCTGGTCGTACAGGAAGTTTTTCGACGCTTACGAGATAAGGGTGACATTTATAAATCGAGTTATTCCGGACTCTACTGTGATGGTTGTGAAGACTTTGTCAGAGAGCGTGATTTGATCGAAGGAAATTGTGTTTTCCATAAAGTGCCACCAAAAACAGTTCAGGAAGAAAACTACTTCTTTAAGCTAACTAAATACAAACCCCTTATAAAGGAATGGATAGAAGCCAATCCTGATGCGGTGCAACCAGAAGGACGGCGTAAGGAAGTTCTTAACCAGCTTGAAGATTCTGAGTTGGGAGATTTTAGCGTTTCCCGTTCTCGGACTTCCTTGAGCTGGGGTATACCGGTCCCTGACGATGATGATCAGGTTATCTATGTTTGGATTGATGCACTTTCAAACTACATTACGGGTGTCGGTTTCCACGCAGACGAGACCCAGTTTGCTCGGTATTGGCCGGCCAACCTGCACTTAATTGGCAAAGACATCACGAAGTTTCACGCCATTTACTGGCCCGCGATGTTGATGGGAGCGGGAGTGCCAGTACCAAAACAAATTTATGCTCATGGATTTATAACAGTGGAAGGACAGAAGCTGAGTAAGTCGATTGGCAATGTCATAGACCCAAATGCGCTTGTTGAGCAGTTTGGTGAATATGGATCTGATGCGCTCCGTTTTTACCTTCTGGCTGCGACTCCCTTTGATCAGGATGGTGACTATTCCAAGGAACGGTTGATAAACACTGTAAATGCCGCCCTGGCAAATAATTTGGGGAATCTGCTTAACAGAACTCTGAACCTGGTTGATAAATACTGTGACGGTCGGGTGCCGATTTCTGATCCCGAACACACTTTGCGAGAGCAAGCAAATACGATTCACGTGGTAGTAGCCCAACACATGGAGCGATTGGAGTTTGCAAGAACTATCGATGCGATTCTTGCTCTGGCAGACCAGGCGAATAAATATCTTGCTGATGAGAAGCCCTGGGCTTTGTTTAAAGAAGGCAAAGATTTGCATGGCCGCGATATTTTGTACACGGCTCTTGAAGTTATTCGTCGCGTGGCGATGGAGCTTTATCCTTTCACTCCGAAATTGTCTCAGGCAATCTGGCACCAGCTGGGATATGACGATCACATCGGAACCATCGGTGATTCGAAGAAGGAAGATGGGTTTTTTGACACCATCGAACCGGGACAGATAGTCAGAAATGAGGGTCCAATTTTTAAGAGAATTGGAGAGTAA
- a CDS encoding serine/threonine protein kinase, which yields MPQREHIIRYRTVPTWFVPTVAGSCAGLSLSVIFSASSLALMLVPSVPAGSAYVFLETCLRATVVVFLMFIAYLTNEVARHDQVLLSEEGLYFPLFLGADLLFRRRRSWDDIGNILLGAMLLEDRKGTYEYELEQAKDKKKLFIYFKSGGHVTLDLARMPKESVERIFQSIESWCIACTRSPQMTAVKEISPDSSKASAVKLDKLSYTRMWEEELHSHFSATNFVPLDKGCTMQDGRYSILMQLSSGGLSAVYLAELGDKDLVIIKEAALPADLKETARTKAKAMFLREAEILRGIAHPHIAKVLDNFVERGRDYLVLEFVPGETLRQTVRKTGTLSEQTVLTYARKTASILDYLHSLEPPIIHRDLTPDNLVVRQDGEIVLIDFGAANLFLGAATGTIVGKQAYIAPEQFRGKASVQSDIYSLGATLFFLLTGVDPEALSESHPKCKRSEISEQLDQFVARCTALDTSMRFASADQLIDVIEAMLPSTKLKLAPSSEGA from the coding sequence ATGCCTCAAAGGGAGCACATAATCCGTTATCGGACTGTTCCAACCTGGTTTGTGCCAACGGTTGCTGGTAGCTGCGCGGGGCTGAGTTTGTCAGTAATTTTCAGTGCGTCGTCACTAGCGCTTATGCTTGTTCCAAGCGTTCCAGCTGGTAGCGCATATGTTTTCCTGGAGACATGTTTAAGAGCGACGGTGGTCGTTTTCCTCATGTTTATAGCTTATTTGACTAATGAGGTGGCCCGGCACGATCAAGTGCTACTTTCTGAGGAAGGGCTCTATTTCCCACTTTTCCTGGGAGCGGATCTTCTTTTCCGGCGACGCAGGAGTTGGGACGATATCGGCAACATCTTGCTCGGTGCCATGTTGTTGGAAGACAGAAAAGGCACATACGAATACGAACTTGAGCAGGCCAAGGACAAGAAGAAACTGTTTATTTACTTCAAATCAGGTGGTCACGTTACCCTTGATCTCGCCCGTATGCCAAAGGAAAGTGTTGAACGAATTTTTCAGTCAATTGAAAGTTGGTGCATCGCCTGCACTCGTTCGCCTCAGATGACAGCCGTCAAGGAAATTAGTCCAGATAGCTCTAAAGCCTCCGCCGTCAAACTGGATAAACTGTCATACACGAGAATGTGGGAAGAGGAATTACATTCGCATTTTTCTGCCACCAATTTCGTGCCACTGGATAAGGGCTGCACCATGCAGGATGGTCGATACTCAATTCTCATGCAGCTTTCCTCTGGTGGATTATCTGCAGTCTATCTTGCTGAGCTTGGTGACAAAGACCTCGTCATTATCAAAGAAGCTGCGCTGCCGGCAGACTTAAAGGAAACTGCACGTACAAAGGCTAAAGCGATGTTCCTTCGCGAAGCAGAAATCCTGCGAGGGATCGCACATCCGCATATTGCAAAGGTTCTGGATAACTTTGTGGAAAGAGGACGAGATTATCTAGTCCTGGAGTTTGTTCCAGGCGAAACCTTGAGGCAAACAGTTCGTAAAACAGGAACACTTTCTGAGCAAACGGTTCTTACTTACGCACGAAAGACGGCTTCTATACTGGATTATTTGCACTCTTTAGAGCCGCCGATTATTCATCGCGATCTGACTCCAGATAATCTAGTGGTGCGTCAGGATGGAGAGATCGTCTTAATTGATTTCGGCGCTGCAAATCTTTTTCTTGGAGCGGCAACGGGAACCATCGTAGGCAAACAAGCCTATATTGCCCCAGAGCAGTTTCGGGGTAAGGCGTCAGTGCAAAGCGACATTTACTCACTGGGCGCGACTTTGTTTTTCCTTTTAACAGGCGTCGACCCTGAGGCGCTCAGCGAATCTCATCCAAAGTGCAAACGTTCTGAAATTTCAGAGCAGCTGGACCAGTTTGTTGCACGTTGCACCGCTCTTGATACCAGTATGAGATTTGCTTCTGCTGATCAGTTGATTGACGTAATTGAAGCTATGCTCCCGTCTACAAAACTCAAACTTGCTCCGTCAAGCGAAGGAGCCTGA
- a CDS encoding rRNA pseudouridine synthase, whose translation MTLRLNRAIAATGFCSRRRADELIAAGKVVVNGTIVTDFNRAIDLERDVLVVDGRKLRARKLDYVLLYKPRGVVTTCSDEMGRESVLELLPKNLAHLKPIGRLDMDSEGLIILTNDGDLAQSLAHPSKHVYKRYEAVVEGKITDAALRKMSTGMRLDDGFTLPAETCLINRSEDESIFEIAIREGRNRQIRRMCAKLGYPVIRLVRVAIGELQLGEMEPGEWRHLTVREIKAIKTGLLSGT comes from the coding sequence ATGACCTTAAGGCTCAACAGAGCGATTGCTGCCACCGGATTTTGCTCGCGGCGACGCGCCGATGAACTGATTGCAGCCGGCAAAGTAGTGGTGAACGGCACGATCGTAACTGATTTCAACAGGGCAATCGATCTCGAGCGCGATGTTCTGGTCGTTGACGGGCGAAAGCTGAGAGCGAGAAAACTCGACTACGTCCTACTATACAAACCGCGCGGCGTCGTCACAACCTGCAGCGATGAGATGGGGCGCGAATCCGTGCTTGAGCTTCTGCCAAAAAACCTTGCCCACCTGAAGCCTATTGGTCGACTGGATATGGATTCTGAAGGCCTGATAATACTCACCAACGACGGCGACCTGGCCCAGTCACTGGCTCATCCATCCAAGCACGTCTATAAGCGATATGAAGCGGTTGTCGAAGGCAAAATCACCGATGCTGCCTTGCGAAAAATGTCCACCGGAATGCGACTCGACGATGGCTTCACCCTGCCAGCGGAAACTTGCTTAATAAACAGAAGCGAAGATGAATCAATTTTCGAGATTGCCATAAGAGAGGGTCGAAACCGGCAAATCAGGCGGATGTGCGCCAAGCTGGGCTACCCGGTCATCCGTTTGGTCAGAGTTGCTATAGGTGAGTTACAATTGGGAGAAATGGAGCCGGGAGAATGGCGCCATTTGACGGTTCGTGAAATCAAAGCAATTAAGACAGGTTTGTTAAGTGGCACTTGA
- a CDS encoding YtxH domain-containing protein: protein MADSSGRFFEGLLVGGIMGFLFGMLSAPKSGADLRRQLADGSEDLYKTASDSIGDIKKRGGAAINDVQQRGGDVIKRASEGLAGTKETISNKIQELAGQSTQVLVDDVESMTSG from the coding sequence ATGGCCGACTCAAGCGGAAGATTTTTTGAAGGGTTATTAGTGGGCGGAATCATGGGGTTCCTCTTTGGAATGCTGTCTGCACCAAAGTCAGGCGCTGACCTGCGCAGACAGCTGGCAGACGGTTCAGAAGACCTCTACAAAACAGCCAGCGATTCAATTGGAGACATCAAAAAGCGGGGAGGCGCTGCCATTAACGATGTGCAGCAACGCGGTGGTGATGTCATCAAACGCGCGTCGGAAGGGCTGGCAGGCACAAAAGAGACGATTTCAAACAAGATCCAGGAACTAGCCGGGCAGAGCACCCAGGTACTGGTTGACGACGTCGAATCGATGACATCGGGCTAG